GTTTGTGGATCAGGACGTGACGCCACGTTTTCGTGATGGCTTAACGGTGTTTGATGCGCGCGGTCAGTGGCTGGGTAATGACGGCAAAGTGGCGCGTGAGCCAAGCAAAGCGTTGATGCTGATCCACGGCAAAGATGCCCAGAGCGAGAAGAATATTGAAGCCTTGCGCGGGGTGTATAAATCCCGGTTTGCGCAGGAATCGGTGATGCGTGTT
This sequence is a window from Enterobacter sp. 638. Protein-coding genes within it:
- a CDS encoding DUF3574 domain-containing protein, translated to MTIKTGLMAAAILMLAGCNAPSHSTADATCKADNQMQQTTLYFGLNRPAGEQITGQEWQQFVDQDVTPRFRDGLTVFDARGQWLGNDGKVAREPSKALMLIHGKDAQSEKNIEALRGVYKSRFAQESVMRVDQPVCVQF